The genomic window GCACGCCCGGGCTTCGTGGCCAGCGAGATGCCCACAAGCGAGCCTGACATGGGATCCAGCGAGGTGGTTTCCGTATCAAGCCCGATCAACCCCGTCGCGTATGCCTCCGCAATCCACTCGTCCAGTGCCTCAATCGTTGTGACGCAGTCATACTCGGTCTCTTCGATGGGTGGGTTGTCCGCATAGGCCGGGTCCATGGCGCCGGGCGTACCGCCGGCCTCGCCAGCCTCCACCGACGGAGCAGCCTTCGGTTTTGCCTCGGACTTATGATCACCCGCAGCTTCAATGGCATCCGCGTCTGCATCCAGCATTTCTGCCATGCGGCGCGTCAGGGTGTTGAACTCCATGTCCTTCAAAAAGCCGATGAGCTTTTTGGCGTCCGGCTCAACAACCGCCATATCATCCAGCGGCACATCCACCGGCACGTCCTGGTCCAGCAGCACAAGCCGGCGCGAGATGCGCGCCTGCTCTGCAAACTCGATGAGGTTCTCCCGGCGCTTCTTCTGTTTGATGCTTTCCGCATTGGCGAGCAGGTTTTCAAGGTCGCCAAACTCGTTGATGAGCAGCGCGGCCGTCTTGATACCGATGCCTGGAACCCCCGGCACATTATCTGACGAGTCCCCCGCCAGCGCCTGCACTTCCACGACCTTGTCCGGCGTCACACCGAACTTTTCAACGACCCCATCACTGTCGATGACCTTGTCCTTCATCGGGTCCAGCATCTCGATCTTGTCATCAACCAGCTGCATCAGGTCCTTGTCGGACGAGACGATGGTGACTTCGGCACCCAGCGTCGCTGCTTGCTTGGCATAGGTCGCAATCAGATCATCGGCCTCAAAGCCGGTCATCTCGATGGAGGGCAGACTGAAGGCACGAGTTGCATCGCGCACCAGTGGAAACTGCGGCACCATGTCTTCGGGCGGCGCATCGCGGTTGGCTTTGTAGTCTGAATAGATTTCGTTGCGGAACGTGTCGCCCTTGGCGTCAAAGATCACCGCAAAATGCGTTGGCGCATCCCGGTCGCCGCGCTCCTTGGATGCCAGCACCAGCTTCTGCAGCATGTTGCAAAAGCCCGACACAGCCCCCACCGGCAGCCCGTCAGACTTGCGCGTCAGCGGCGGCAGCGCGTGATACGCCCGAAACAGATAGGCAGACCCATCCACCAGATAAAGATGGCTGTTCTTGGTGAGGGGCGTTCCGCCGCCCAATGTCTTCTTAGTTGCCACGCAACACACTCCAGAGGATAGTCAAAGTCAGATTGATGCCGGTGGCCAACCTATCATGCGACCGACAATGAAAAAGGGAGAATTCAATGTTCGCACAGGGGGGCTTTGTCGTAGTTGCCTTGAGCGCGCTTTCATTTGTAGTCCCGCTTTTGGTGGGCGTAGTTTTTCTGGTTGTCCTCTTTCGCCCGGGCCATCGCTGGAAACTCATCACTTACAGGCGCGCCGGTGTTCTTTTTCTCATCTGCGTTGCTTGCGAGGCCATGGTCGCCTTGATGTCCGCGTTTAGGAGTATTCGCTACTATTGGACGGACGCGCCACATGATCTGCATCTGGATAGTGTGACACTCTGGATGAATTGGGCAGCGGTACCATTCTCGCTTTTCTCGGCTACTTTCGCCTATGTGTCGCTGGCGTCATTGGTACTGCTATTTCTCAGAGACAAGGGTGTTGACGTGGTTGAAGCTTTGGGCACCAAGCGCAGAGGCCTTGACCCCTACAACTGAGACCCCACGTTTGACCCGGTACCCTGCACGGGTGTACCAACGCCACCCCGGAAAAGCGGACTCACAAAGAGCCTGCCACCGGCCGAGGAAGACGCCCATGGATATGGAAACACCTGCTGCCCCCTCATCTGATATTGGGGGCGATGCCACCACACGCACTCCCGCCATCCAGGCGCGCGGTTTGCGCAAGATCTACAAGGCATCCAACAATGAGCCTGCCAAAGAGGCGCTCAAGGGCATTGATCTGACCATTCCACGCGGCAGCATCTTCGGCCTGCTCGGCCCCAATGGCGCTGGCAAATCCACCTTCATCAACGTGCTTGCCGGTATGGTGGTGAAGACGGAAGGCGAGGTCGACGTCTGGGGATTTGATATCGACGAGAACCCGCGCCAGGCGCGCGCCTCCATCGGCGTCGTCCCGCAGGAACTCAATATTGATCCGTTCTTTACGCCCGGCGAAGTGCTGGAACTTCAGGCGGGCCTCTATGGTGTGCCGCGCGCTGAGCGCCGCACCGACGAAATTCTCGAAGCCATGGGCCTGGCCGACAAGAAGGATGCCTATGCACGGACCCTGTCCGGCGGCATGCGTCGCCGCCTGCTCGTGGGCAAGGCCATGGTGCACTCGCCCCCCGTCATCGTGCTCGATGAGCCGACCGCCGGTGTGGACATCGAACTGCGTCAGCAGCTGTGGGCCTATGTCAAAGGTCTCAATGAGCGCGGCGTCACAATCGTTCTGACCACGCACTATCTCGAAGAAGCCGAAAGCCTGTGCGACGAGATTGCCATCATCAACCACGGTGAAGTGGTGGCCTGCGAGCCAACCCCGCAGCTGGTCTCCCGGCTGGACCGCAAGACACTGCTGGTGACACCCGAAGCCCCGTTGAATGACGTGCCCGGCAGCCTCAGCAAGTATGATGCAAGCATTCTGCCCGGCGGTGTGCTGGAAATCGGCTATCGCCCCTCAAGCCAGAACGTGGCTGAGATCCTCGAGCATGTGAGCACGGCGGGCATCACCATCCGCGATCTGTCGATCGAGGAAGGTCATCTGGAAGATGTATTCCTGGAAATCACCCGGTCGACAAACAGCTAGAGTCTCGAGCTCTAAAGCCTAGATGCCAATCTCGGGAAACGGCGGCTGGTCGTCGCCTGAATACGCCACCAGCGCACACATGATGATGTCCACCTCTGCACCATTGGGTGACAGGGGCATGTGCACGGCTTCAAATGTCATATGTGCAAGGTCATGGGCTGGCGCTTCAAATGAGGCTTCCTTGGGCGGCGTCCACCAGTCCATGGCCCCAAGCGTGCGCATGGGCCGGCCATATTCAACAACTGCCGTAAACACAGCAGATGCCAGCCTGGCTGCCTGAGGCCCCAGCGCGTCGAGCAATGATTTGCCGGTCGGTTCGCAGCCAAACAGATCGACAATCGCCGTGCCCGCTAGCCGGAAGGCAAAGCCACCGTCCGGCAGCACATCAATCAAAAACACACGCGGCAGATGGTTCACGAAATCCCGTGGGTGAACGTCCTCGCGCGCTGGAATGGGTTTGGACACGCGCTTGCCGCGCCAATAGTCGTGCAACGCCACAAGGCGGGGGTCTTTCAGCGCGCAGACAGGATCCGCATAGGCCTCAAAAGGCGCCAGCTTGAGCAAGGGCGAGCGCCGTGCCGCCTTGCGCGCCGCTTCATTGGCAGCTGTCTGTGCTGGTGTCGCCATCGTCGTCACGCCTCGTTGCCGGTCCAGGGCGGTCTCATGTGTCCCGTCGGAACAAAAAAGTCCCAAAAAGGCACAAAACACGCCTGTTCAAAGGCCGAAACGAATCGTCCGGCCTCCTTCCCCGCAACCCATGCGACTATCGCGCCACCTCGCCCCCAAGCCAAGCGCCATCAGGTTTTTGTCCAAAATCAGCGAAATTCAGGCCCGCAGCGCAATCTGCATGATTGCCGCCGCCCCCCAACCGCGCTAGTTTCCGCGCTCCCGTGACAGGGTCACACCACGTGGCCCATATCGCTGGACCAGCACCCGTAGCTCAGCTGGATAAAGCGCTGCCCTCCGNNNNNNNNNNNNNNNNNNNNNNNNNNNNNNNNNNNNNNNNNNNNNNNNNNNNNNNNNNNNNNNNNNNNNNNNNNNNNNNNNNNNNNNNNNNNNNNNNNNNCTTCCCTTTTCGAAAGCCCCTGCGCTGCAGACGCCTCGTTTTATGAAAACTGCGCAAGATAGGTGCGCAGGAGACTGGCGCGTTTTGGGCGGAAGCTTTCGTCTGTCGGCTTGAATGCGTCGATCCGCGCTACCCAGAATTTTCGAAAGTCCTTGCGGAGGCAGCACCAGGCAAGCAGGGCGCAGCCGGTGTCGAGATAGACGATGGCCAGCGGATAGATGCGCCGCTGTGTCCTGGCGCTGTTCGCATCGCGATAGTCGATGTCGAGCGCCCGTTCATCCCAGCAGGCCGAACGGATGTCCGAGATGTCCGGCGTGGTAGCCGCAGGCGCTTCATACCGATGGACCATATGGGTCGCGTGCAGCATCTGGCGCTGCAGTCGGTCGGGCAGCGTTGCTGTGATTTTGGCGAGGGCTGCATCAGCGGCTTCTGCCAGATGTGGATCACCACGTTGGCGGACATCGCTGAGACCAACGACCAGCGCTTCCATCTCAATGCGGTCGAACGTCTGCGGCGGCAGGGCCGGGTCTTCGGTGAGTGTGTAGCCAAGACCGGGCGCACCATCGATTAGCGCGCCGCCTGCCCGCAGACTTTCAATGTCGCGGTAAAGCGTGCGCTCGGAGACTTCGGTCTCGCGCGCAAGCCGGGCGGCGGTCACCGGTTTGGGCAATACCCGCAAGGCATTGAGAAGGCGGAATAGGCGTTCAGGTCGGCTCATGAAATCCCCTCATGAAATCCCCTCATGACATCCTGACGGAAACTGACAGTATGTTCCGCATATACCAGATGGCCTGTCGAAGCCAACTTGTGGGATCAACTCATGCTGACGCTCTATCATTCGCCCAACTCTCGTTCCTCGCGCATCATTCGTCTGATTGATGAACTGGATGTCTGGAACGAGATCGATGTCCAGATTGTCGGCGTCGCGCGCAACGATGGATCAGGCGGGCGCGACCCCAAGAACCCCCATCCCGAAGGCAAAGTGCCTCTGCTGGTTCATGACGGCGTGGAGATTTGGGAATCGAACGCGATCATCCTCTATCTCACCGACCTGTTCCCCAAGGCCGGGATGGGCCCGGTTGTGGGCGATCCGCAGCGCGGCCGCTATCTCAGCTGGCTTGCATGGTACGGCAACGTTGTAGAGCCGGTTATTGCGATTGGCGTGGCGAACCTGTCGCACCCGGTCCTCGACGTCACGTTCCGGGGAATGCCTGAGATGATCGCCCGCTTGTCTGCTGCGCTTGAAAGCAGTCTATTCCTGATGGGAGAGAGGTTTACAGCCGCGGACCTCTTGCTGGTCTCGACCTTCACCTGGTCGCCAGACGCTGCCCCGGACAATCAGGCCATCAAGGAATGGA from Candidatus Phaeomarinobacter ectocarpi includes these protein-coding regions:
- a CDS encoding ABC transporter ATP-binding protein → MDMETPAAPSSDIGGDATTRTPAIQARGLRKIYKASNNEPAKEALKGIDLTIPRGSIFGLLGPNGAGKSTFINVLAGMVVKTEGEVDVWGFDIDENPRQARASIGVVPQELNIDPFFTPGEVLELQAGLYGVPRAERRTDEILEAMGLADKKDAYARTLSGGMRRRLLVGKAMVHSPPVIVLDEPTAGVDIELRQQLWAYVKGLNERGVTIVLTTHYLEEAESLCDEIAIINHGEVVACEPTPQLVSRLDRKTLLVTPEAPLNDVPGSLSKYDASILPGGVLEIGYRPSSQNVAEILEHVSTAGITIRDLSIEEGHLEDVFLEITRSTNS
- a CDS encoding PAS domain-containing protein; this encodes MATPAQTAANEAARKAARRSPLLKLAPFEAYADPVCALKDPRLVALHDYWRGKRVSKPIPAREDVHPRDFVNHLPRVFLIDVLPDGGFAFRLAGTAIVDLFGCEPTGKSLLDALGPQAARLASAVFTAVVEYGRPMRTLGAMDWWTPPKEASFEAPAHDLAHMTFEAVHMPLSPNGAEVDIIMCALVAYSGDDQPPFPEIGI
- a CDS encoding helix-turn-helix transcriptional regulator, encoding MSRPERLFRLLNALRVLPKPVTAARLARETEVSERTLYRDIESLRAGGALIDGAPGLGYTLTEDPALPPQTFDRIEMEALVVGLSDVRQRGDPHLAEAADAALAKITATLPDRLQRQMLHATHMVHRYEAPAATTPDISDIRSACWDERALDIDYRDANSARTQRRIYPLAIVYLDTGCALLAWCCLRKDFRKFWVARIDAFKPTDESFRPKRASLLRTYLAQFS
- a CDS encoding glutathione S-transferase family protein translates to MLTLYHSPNSRSSRIIRLIDELDVWNEIDVQIVGVARNDGSGGRDPKNPHPEGKVPLLVHDGVEIWESNAIILYLTDLFPKAGMGPVVGDPQRGRYLSWLAWYGNVVEPVIAIGVANLSHPVLDVTFRGMPEMIARLSAALESSLFLMGERFTAADLLLVSTFTWSPDAAPDNQAIKEWIARCEARPSAKRMAAFDSNHLEQSNDT